One genomic region from Acidobacteriota bacterium encodes:
- a CDS encoding thioredoxin family protein: MSLKKLYLTIGLVLAVGMQFAGTVPVKADMNLRSTVAPTAAKDLIATATAEAKASNKAVFIKFTASWCIWCRRLSAALGLLEIQKPFSENFVFLELDVLERGEKEALENPGGEDYLKQWGGENAGLPYCVILDKKGKKVADSNQMPNQKNIGYPGSDEEIKAFLGFLKKGAPRLTEAQQQQISSTLKKIAPK, from the coding sequence ATGTCATTGAAAAAACTTTACCTTACGATTGGGTTGGTGCTGGCGGTGGGGATGCAGTTTGCAGGAACTGTTCCAGTAAAAGCAGATATGAACCTGAGAAGTACTGTCGCACCAACTGCAGCTAAAGACTTGATTGCCACGGCAACCGCCGAAGCCAAAGCTTCAAACAAAGCCGTGTTTATAAAGTTCACGGCTTCGTGGTGCATCTGGTGTCGTCGGTTGAGCGCAGCGTTGGGATTGCTCGAAATTCAAAAACCATTCAGCGAAAACTTTGTGTTCCTTGAACTGGATGTTTTGGAACGCGGCGAAAAGGAAGCCCTCGAAAATCCAGGCGGCGAAGACTATTTGAAACAATGGGGTGGTGAAAATGCGGGGTTGCCCTATTGTGTCATTCTGGATAAAAAAGGCAAAAAGGTGGCTGATTCCAACCAGATGCCCAACCAGAAAAATATTGGATATCCGGGCAGCGACGAAGAAATCAAAGCCTTTCTTGGTTTTCTCAAAAAAGGCGCCCCACGCTTGACCGAAGCGCAACAACAACAGATTTCCAGCACGTTGAAAAAAATTGCCCCAAAGTAG